Genomic window (Propionibacteriaceae bacterium ZF39):
ATGGGTACGCGGCGGATGGTCAGTTCCGATTCGGTGACGATGGCCGCGGTGAGCAGGCTCATGGCCTCGATCGGGTCCTCGGACGGGGCGTACTCGACGTCCTTGTGGACCTCGCCGACGCCGGTGATCTTCAGCGTGGTGGTGCCGATGCCCTCGATGCCGACGCCGAGCTTCTGCAGGAAGAAGCAAAGGTCTTGCACCATGTAGTTGGAGCTCGCGTTGCGCAGGGTGGTGACACCCGGGGTCATGGCAGCGGCGAGCAGGGCGTTCTCGGTCACGGTGTCGCCGCGCTCGGTCAGGACGATAGTGCGGTCCGGCGAAACCTTCTCGCTCCGGGCCTGGTACGCGCCTTCGGTCGCCTGGACGTCCAGGCCGAAGTGGCGCAGCACCTGGAGATGGGGCTCGATGGTGCGCTGGCCCAGGTCGCAACCGCCGGCGTACGGCAGTCGGAAGTCGGAATAGAAGTGCAGCAGCGGGCCCATGAACATGATGATGGAGCGGGTCCGCTTGGCGGCCTCGACATCCATCTGGTCGAGCTTGAGCTCGTCCGGGCGGTTGAGCGTCAGGTCGGCCTTGTCCTCCGACCAAGTCGCCTCCACACCGATGCTGGTCAGCACCTCGAGGATGCGGTTGACCTCCTCGATGCGGGCGATGCCGCGCAGGACGGTACGCCCCCGGTTGAGCAGCGACGCACACAGCAGGGCGACGCCGGCGTTCTTGGAGGACCGCACGTCGATGGCGCCGGACAGTTTCGTCGGTCCGGTGACGCGCAGGTGGACGGGTCCGCCCGAGCCCACGGAGATGAGCGGGCTGTTCAGGGCAGTCGCGATGCGGTTCACCATTTCGACGCTCAGGTTCTGATTCCCGGACTCGATGCGGTGAATGGCGCTCTGGCTGGTGCCGAGCTGGTCCGCAAGCTGGGCCTGGGTCAGGCCACGATGCTGGCGCGCGGAACGGATCAGGGTGCCGATTCGGCCAAGAGAGGTCTCAGTCACGCGGATTAACGTAACTCATATCCGATATATCGCAATGCGGCGTGCCACCCTATCGACCACCAAGTCAGCCGGGAGTGAATAGAGTGTCCGCATGAGTGCGCACTTCGACG
Coding sequences:
- a CDS encoding UDP-N-acetylglucosamine 1-carboxyvinyltransferase, which gives rise to MTETSLGRIGTLIRSARQHRGLTQAQLADQLGTSQSAIHRIESGNQNLSVEMVNRIATALNSPLISVGSGGPVHLRVTGPTKLSGAIDVRSSKNAGVALLCASLLNRGRTVLRGIARIEEVNRILEVLTSIGVEATWSEDKADLTLNRPDELKLDQMDVEAAKRTRSIIMFMGPLLHFYSDFRLPYAGGCDLGQRTIEPHLQVLRHFGLDVQATEGAYQARSEKVSPDRTIVLTERGDTVTENALLAAAMTPGVTTLRNASSNYMVQDLCFFLQKLGVGIEGIGTTTLKITGVGEVHKDVEYAPSEDPIEAMSLLTAAIVTESELTIRRVPIEFLEIELAILSEMGLKFDISEEYFAENERTRLVDLTVYPSRLRAPIDKIHPMPFPGLNIDNLPFFGVIAAAAEGETLINDWVYDNRAIHMTNLSRLGANIQLLDPHRVIVRGPTRWRDQEVICPPALRPAVCILISMLAARGTSILRDVYVINRGYEDLANRLNAVGANIEVFQDGQTL